In Aspergillus fumigatus Af293 chromosome 6, whole genome shotgun sequence, the genomic window TTCTGGTTGGCAACCAAATCCACAGTGTAGATTAGAGGTACCACAGTAGTTGGAACTACTACAGCAAGGGCCAAAGCTTGATCCAGCGCATGTATAGTCCTTTCCACACTTACCATCAGGGGAGACCGGTTTAGAAACAGTCGAAGGAGCGTCATGAGCCTCTGGTGATGAAGACTTTCTGACAGCGTTATTGCTGAGGGGCTCGCCAGCTTCGCGATACCAGAATTCTTGAGGATCCTCCAAGCATTCCCCAACTGTCACAGCTTTGTAGCCATATTCCGCCATTCTCCTTAGCATGTGCTCTGTGAGGTTGTGGACTGTTTGCTCGTGCACGTCGTGAGCAATAACGAGCCAGGACTTCTCGGAAGCTTTCCATGGCGACAAGGCAGCATCAAACGTATTCTTGGAGACTTGAATGGCGCTAGGACTATCATGACTATAGTCCTTCGTGTCGATGTCATAGAGAATGATATGGTAACCCATCGTACCCATGTCGTCCAAGCAGCCCGTTTCGGGGAGGCAGCTCGAGTACGGTGGACGCATATAGGTCGGAATTTTCCCCAAAACGTTGCGGAACGCAGCTTCATTCTTCAGGATTTGCTGTCGCCGTTGCTCTGGTGTAACTTTACTGAGATCTTGGTGCGACCAGGTGTGACTCGCAATCTGATGTTTAGTGCGTTGCATGCGTTGAATCAAAGAGGCCCATGGGAGATCCGGATGATCTATAGGGCCCTTGGAATTATTAATTCCAGAGATAAAGAACGTCGCCTTTGCGTCATACCGATCCAACAGGTCGAGAAGGTCAGCAGTGTATCTGTTCGGACCGTCATCATAAGTCAAGGCAATAGTGCCTGATCTGGCACACGAGCGAATGACGTGCGGGCCATATGGTACGGCACCGACATGTGGTCGAGGTATATCTTCGACGGGAGGGCCCTCTGGGGTTTCATGAGCGTCGCAATGACCGAAGTCGAGCTGACAGTCTGGAGAGCGACAATGAGCCTGGGTAGTACCACAATAGCCTGGAAACAACGGTTAGACTGAGCACACGGTTGGACGAGGAGTGAAGAGAATGTACCAGCAGTTGAACAGCATTTGCCATTTGGGCAAGTTCCCACACCAGGACCACATCGCACACCATCACCGTTCCTTATCAACAGGTGTGGAGTGACATTGCCGTCGGACAATGGCCCTGACTGAGAGGTGTGGTGACCAGGCTGCAATTTGACGATATTGCGAGCAACTGTGTGTGCCTTGAGTCCAAGGATGGGTAAGAACAACAAGTGACGGATATGCATCTTGGAGATGTGTTCGAAGAAGGTTGCTAGACGTAATATGCAGAATAAGATGGAGGTGCAGTTATGTGTGATTGAAAAGATgggatgaggaagacagCAGAATTCTGAGTCGAGGAATTGAGGAGACGAACGCCATGTTGTTTCCCTTCTAGAGAGAACAGCAACACAGAGAAAACAAATGACAGGAGGGAAGAAAACAACGGATAGTGATTCGGAAAGAGCATAAGGAGGAAAGAACAGACGGCACTATAACGTGCTCATGTGGACGGATCCACAATGCCATGGAGGTTGTGGTGATAATTGAATTAATTAAAACGCTGTCGCACAGCTGCGAATACAGGTTGACAAGACTGTGCCATGAACCCCAGCTCGAAGATCTTGTGGACGCCTTGGAATCTCTCTGATCGGAGCAGCAGATCCAAACGTCACGCTCCTCGAAAGCATCAGCGAAAACTAGTCCATAGGCGCAAAGCAGTATCTACGTAGAATATCACCTAGAGATGCTATGATGAGAAAAGCTCACGGGTAACATACGATGTACAGCATTGTGAGAAGGGCCAAGGTTACCATGGACAGGGTATCTGATTTAAAATTCTGATGCTGCTAATGCACTGATCGGAGCATTTTCGTAGACACGTCATTCAATGGGTATACTCAAGCTACCCGACCAAGACTCTCCTCTCCCACGGCCGAGAACACAAAAGGCGCTAAAGTCTGAAGATGGGCCCCGAACTTGGTCGGAGCACTTTTAGCTATGCTGCCCACTGTAGCAATCAGATGTCGCCGGTGAACGGTCGTCAACTGTGAGGAATTAAATCTCTCGACGAGTTCGGCCACAAAGGCGTTTAGTTGATTGTCCGAGAAGTGGAGCACAAGCACTGAGATAGCGGCCAATGCTCTTTTGGTGACAACGGTACCAGCCGTATCGTTGTCAATGATAGACATGACAGATTTTTGCAGTGCGgtcaattcctcctccttgagaAGAGGTCCAAAGCATGTGACCACTTGGATCAGGACATCAACTGCGTCGCTACTGAAGCCTTTAGCAGGATCCTTTTCCAGCATTCCCTTTACAACACTACCCCTTCGGTTGGAAGGCGACGGCGTGGGACCGATTAAGCGGGGAATGAGAACTCTCGAAACAGCGGAGTATGCCACGGTGGCTTCCTTACTGGGTGCTTGCCCTggttgaggacgaggaagtgCGGAGACAATGACTCGGAGGGCGGTGTTGGGAACTGAGGTATCGATGGATTGTGAGGCGGTTAATGTCGACAGTTTCTCGAGAAGAGGCATGAGGCTTTCAAAGGGCAGCCGAAGCGCAAGCGGACCGAGACTGGAGTAAGATATGAGTGGATGATGTATGCAACAAAAGTCGTGCTCCTCCTACGAACCATTTCAGCGCTTGATTCTGAACATCACCATGTTGATCATCTAGAGCTTTGAGCAATCCGTCGACGAGTCTCAAAGCCGAGGGTTGATCGtgagaaagaaatgaagagtTGGGATTATTCAGGATGCCTAGTAAATCATTCAAGGACATGTATCTCAGATCCGCATCTGGATCGTCGAGCTTCAACAACAGACCGTTGAGATTCTGCTGAATGGCCTGTCTGTCCGCCATGGAGGACGTTGAAGTTCGAAAAAATGTACTGTGACAAGAAAGGGTAAAGGGAAAAACTAAGACGGGGAGACTCGTAGATCACAGTTTTGAGAGCTGTGGATAAGGGTCATGCCCACTGGGAGAGATGAACTAAACGCGGGGTGGCATAATACTGCCTCAGGTTACATAATGGCTGGATCCAGACTTTTGAGCTCCAACGGAGGACTACACAGACCACTTGTGCAGGTTCCCACCACAGACGATTGTGGATGGAGTATAGCAAGACAAGATCTCTGTCGTCAATTGATGAGATTGAACTGCTAGACATTTAATGTGACATTTACTCTCAATTCAATGTTAGTTGCAGTTACGTAGCATATCAAGACTATGCCAAACTCGGCCATCACAGTTACCTTTCTCCCCGCACGCCAAAATTACATCATCACCAATAGATAACGCTTGGGCCATGCCGGCTGCTCCCGCTCCGAGTTCTtcgagcttcttggtcgTGCTCCCATTCCTTGCTTGGAGGCTGGGGCCTGCCGGCCCATGGCCTGCATACGTAAGAACAAGGGGCATGTCATGTCACCTCTTCCTaccttttccctcctttAACTTGTCCTCTCATCCCAATTGCACCACAAATCTTCAATCAGCATCTCTAATCTCCAATTATTTgacctcatcttcaatctATATAAGGACGACCACCATGGTTCACGTATGCCCTCAAATGATGCGTGCATCCCTTCGTTCCCTCGGAGGCACTGCTCGACGACCCATACAGCAAGCTGGGCGCCGGATGTACGCTTCTGCTCCAGATACCACCAAAAAATCCAGCGATCTTCCATGGTAAGCCACATCCATCCCTTGTGCCCATGAGCCATCGCATTCCTATGCCAGATGACTAACGACTTGATTCTAAGGATGCTGGCATCGGTTGGCCTCGGCGTCCCCGCTGCATTTTACTTGCTTCAGTCCAGTCCCACCAAGGTCGCTTCACACAATCACCACGGCGAAACAAGGATGACTGAGAGGAAGGAAGCCGAGATCCCTCCGGAGCGTGAGACTGTTGGCCCGGATGTGAAGCCCTCcgaggttgatgaggtaAGTAACTCGCTATGTGGCTTGCACTCATTCACCATGTCAAACGTATGCTGAATATTTCCGCAGCCTGCTGGCCGCAAGGCACCTTCGGGAGCCAACACAATTTCTGCCAAACAGGAGGGCCTTGACAGTTCGGACACTGACAACCCTTACGTTGCAGAACCGGGAAAGAGCGTAAAGGGTGAAGGGGAGACGGACTCCGTCAAGCTGAAGGGAACTGTTGACCCTGCTCGGCCACAGCGATGATTACACTCTGCTGTTGATGGGAAGCAACTCAGTATGCCGAAATGTCCGCAGTCGGCTCTGTCCGGCACTGATATCTCTGTATGTTAAGGAGACTCAAGGTGTAATATATTACATAGCACAATAGTTTCACATAACGAAGACTCCGCCACTGTACGTCTCGAACAGCCAGTCTTTGAGCAGTTTCAAGACGGCTACTATGGAGGGAAAGTGAACTCGGCCATTGCAAAATCACCAGCGcaatctattattataattatCATTAGCCTGGCAGAATGTGGTCTTCACAGTCATCCCTTTAAAAAAAAGTACAATGAACTGCTCACTCAAGAAAAATCGTCACTGTATCCATTTAGCTTCGCCATGACAACGTCAATCACAAGAATGGGTTGAAAAAATATCCTTGCAGAATGAGAAAATTGTAATTTGTCACCCACCATAAACCGTCGCAATTAACaataaagaaaagaaaagaaaaagcttGTCAA contains:
- a CDS encoding chitin deacetylase CDA6, whose protein sequence is MHIRHLLFLPILGLKAHTVARNIVKLQPGHHTSQSGPLSDGNVTPHLLIRNGDGVRCGPGVGTCPNGKCCSTAGYCGTTQAHCRSPDCQLDFGHCDAHETPEGPPVEDIPRPHVGAVPYGPHVIRSCARSGTIALTYDDGPNRYTADLLDLLDRYDAKATFFISGINNSKGPIDHPDLPWASLIQRMQRTKHQIASHTWSHQDLSKVTPEQRRQQILKNEAAFRNVLGKIPTYMRPPYSSCLPETGCLDDMGTMGYHIILYDIDTKDYSHDSPSAIQVSKNTFDAALSPWKASEKSWLVIAHDVHEQTVHNLTEHMLRRMAEYGYKAVTVGECLEDPQEFWYREAGEPLSNNAVRKSSSPEAHDAPSTVSKPVSPDGKCGKDYTCAGSSFGPCCSSSNYCGTSNLHCGFGCQPEAGNCFSLDEPSHNDTNDSIRKPTPRPGSDHSNDGGLPGGGSARKPVKSGANPAVHALSAAACLMLFICVMAIA